In the genome of Cryptomeria japonica chromosome 8, Sugi_1.0, whole genome shotgun sequence, one region contains:
- the LOC131052502 gene encoding uncharacterized protein LOC131052502 has product MVDALTICREGFKAPFESDLRGPILTQLVNDVKKELGEQRQIWSTKGCTIMTDDWTDRRYRTLLNFLVSSAGGTVFIKSIDASTHCKNATYLCEQIEEVIDEVGEENVVQVVTDNAANYVAAGKLLITN; this is encoded by the exons atggttgatgcccttaccatatgtAGGGAAGGGTTCAAAGCCCCTTTTGAgtctgatttgaggggacccattttgactcaattggtaaatgatgtgaagaaggaattaggtgaacaacgccagatatggagcactaaaggttgcacaaTCATGACTGATGATTGGACGGATAGGAGatatagaactctccttaattttcttgtttcttccgcag ggggcaccgttttcatcaagtccattgatgcctccacccattgcaagaatgccacctacctatgtgagcagatagaggaggtgattgatgaggtgggtgaggagaacgtggtacaggtggtgaccgacaatgcagcaaattatgttgctgcaggtaaacttttgattacaaactaa